One part of the Marinobacterium rhizophilum genome encodes these proteins:
- the dsbD gene encoding protein-disulfide reductase DsbD — translation MLLLPLGFSVQAGLFDKNPFAAAEGPLQVDEAFRLDVEPLGEGRVKLLWTIAPDYYLYRDRMDFSSTSQRSEVVQRINAPAEEKDDPLFGKVWVYHAFAEVELQLASLVGARTDDTLAVTYQGCWEGGICYPPVTRDISLTDIAELAAAAPGTQTAISAPDTAVIGTVAAIAAPAGAAQLPVSEQDRFAGLLRDASLAFTLGAFFLAGLALAFTPCVFPMIPIISSIIAGHGTRMTTGRAFSLSLVYVLAVAVTYTLAGVLAGLFGANIQAAFQNPWIVSIFAGIFVLLALSMFGFYELQLPARWQSRLTRASNRGKPGSLRGVAFMGLLSALIVGPCMAAPLAGALIYIGQTGDPVLGGLALFFLSLGMGFPLLLIGASAGKLLPRAGAWMASVKAGFGVLLLLMAIWMLDRIMADQLTMALTAMVLVVSAVYMNALDRLPEANGSWHRLWKGVGLLLLVYGIALMVGLFSGSRSLVYPLQGLAGTQPVAAQGMAFQKVTSMAQLQPLLEQARRNAQPVMLDFFAEWCVSCYELEYVTFNDAGVQQALAGYQLIKVDVTANDEAAKVLSREYGVIGPPALLFYGADGTLLPQLTVVGVMGADDFVRHVARVPGSQGS, via the coding sequence AAGCTGTTGTGGACCATTGCGCCGGATTACTACCTGTACCGCGACCGAATGGATTTCAGCAGTACTTCGCAGCGCTCCGAGGTGGTGCAGCGCATCAATGCACCGGCAGAGGAAAAAGACGATCCGCTGTTTGGCAAGGTCTGGGTGTATCACGCATTTGCCGAGGTGGAGTTGCAACTGGCCAGTCTGGTCGGTGCCCGCACCGATGATACCCTGGCGGTCACCTACCAGGGTTGCTGGGAGGGGGGCATCTGTTACCCGCCGGTTACCCGCGATATCAGCCTGACCGATATCGCTGAGTTAGCCGCAGCAGCGCCAGGTACGCAGACCGCAATTTCCGCCCCTGACACAGCAGTCATTGGCACAGTTGCCGCCATTGCGGCACCTGCCGGCGCGGCGCAGCTGCCTGTCAGCGAGCAGGATCGCTTTGCCGGTTTGCTGCGCGATGCCAGCCTTGCCTTCACGCTGGGTGCCTTTTTTCTGGCAGGACTCGCCCTGGCGTTCACGCCCTGTGTTTTTCCGATGATTCCCATTATTTCCAGCATCATTGCCGGGCATGGCACGCGCATGACCACGGGTCGTGCATTCAGCCTGTCGCTGGTCTACGTGCTGGCGGTGGCCGTTACCTACACCCTGGCGGGGGTACTGGCCGGGCTCTTTGGAGCCAATATCCAGGCGGCTTTCCAGAATCCCTGGATTGTCTCCATTTTTGCCGGCATTTTTGTATTGCTGGCCCTGTCGATGTTCGGTTTCTATGAGCTGCAGTTGCCGGCGCGCTGGCAAAGTCGCCTGACCCGGGCAAGCAATCGCGGCAAGCCTGGCAGTCTGCGCGGTGTCGCCTTCATGGGGCTGCTCTCGGCGCTGATCGTAGGCCCCTGCATGGCCGCGCCCCTGGCCGGTGCCCTGATCTATATCGGCCAGACTGGTGATCCGGTACTCGGCGGCCTGGCACTGTTCTTCCTGAGCCTTGGCATGGGTTTTCCACTCTTGCTGATCGGCGCTTCGGCCGGCAAACTGCTGCCGCGGGCCGGTGCCTGGATGGCGTCGGTCAAGGCGGGCTTTGGTGTATTGCTGCTGTTGATGGCTATCTGGATGCTGGATCGCATCATGGCCGATCAGCTGACCATGGCGCTGACGGCGATGGTGCTGGTCGTGTCCGCGGTCTATATGAATGCACTGGATCGACTGCCCGAAGCAAATGGCAGCTGGCACCGGCTCTGGAAAGGTGTGGGTCTGCTGTTGCTGGTCTACGGCATTGCACTTATGGTTGGACTGTTCTCGGGCAGTCGCAGCTTGGTGTATCCGCTGCAGGGGCTGGCGGGTACACAGCCCGTGGCAGCCCAGGGAATGGCGTTTCAGAAGGTGACCTCCATGGCGCAGCTGCAACCCTTGCTGGAGCAGGCGCGGCGCAACGCCCAGCCGGTGATGCTGGATTTCTTCGCCGAGTGGTGTGTTTCCTGTTACGAGCTGGAGTATGTCACTTTCAATGATGCCGGTGTGCAGCAGGCGCTGGCCGGGTATCAGTTGATCAAGGTTGATGTGACGGCCAATGATGAAGCGGCCAAGGTGCTGAGTCGCGAATACGGCGTAATAGGTCCGCCGGCCCTGCTGTTCTATGGTGCCGACGGTACTCTCCTGCCCCAGTTGACGGTGGTGGGCGTCATGGGGGCGGATGACTTCGTGCGCCATGTGGCCCGGGTGCCGGGTTCCCAGGGAAGCTGA